The genomic stretch TTAATTCTGGACTCACCAAGATAGCAACTTGGGATAGCACGCTCTACTTGTTTGAGCTGGAATACCAAGTGCCATTGCTACCTTGGGAATTGGCGGCTTACATGGGGACTGCCGCTGAGTTAATTCTGCCGGTGTTCTTAGCACTCGGTTTATTAACACGACCTATGGCTGCGGTGTTGTTCGTTTTCAATATCATTGCTGTCGTGTCTTACCCGGTATTGTGGGATCAAGGTTTCTACGACCATCAGCTTTGGGGATTAATGATTCTTATTGTTGTCGTGTGGGGCGCAGGACCATTCTCACTTGATAGAGTTTTGAAAGCGCAATTCAGGAATTAAGATGAGTTGTCACCTCTTTTGAACTGCTAAAGCTAAATTGCTACAGCCCAAACGCAAAAAACCACTCAATTGAGTGGTTTCTTTTTTAACTGGGATAAGCTTACTTGTTTAGAAAAGCTTGTAGCTCTTCAGCAGAGATGCCTTGCTCTGCAAGTTCTTTTGCCAATAGCTGAACCTGCTCACCCTTACGAGACTCTACCACACGCTGAAATTGGTAAATGATATCTCGCAAAGTATCGATTGGAACTTGTTTTGCCGCACTGCGAATACGCTCTTCACTTTGGTTGCCTAGCTCTTTAAGCAGTTTACCAAACATGACCTTTTCAGGTGCATCTTCCATTTGTTCTAAGACGCGCGCCATTTCGTAGGTTGTTAATGACATTACAGTATTTTCCGTTGGGGACTAACGTTTCAATGAGTGACAAATATACCATGTTTTAACGTTTCGAAAACCGCCATTTGTATATTTTGTCACCCTTGTAACTTATGCCTTAGCAAACGTCGTGTGCCAAGACTTACCCGCTTTACTCGCAAGCACTAATAACGCAGGAACAATCAGGAACATTTGTAGAGCGATCATCACTTGCGATGTGAAATCAAGACGTTGCATGGTACCCACAAGAAGCCCTGAACCGCTCATTTGGAACAAGCCAAGCAGCGCAGCAGCTGTACCCGCACGGTCACCGAAAGGTTCTAGAGCTTTACCTGCCGCAGCACCAAGAATCCAAGCAAAGCCAACCGACGATAAGAAGATTGGTAGCATGAACGCGATTGGAGTCGCGTGCTCAGCAAGCACCAACATAATCACGCCCGCTAAGCCCAGCGTGGAGATACCTACAACCAATGCCTTGTAACTACCAAAACGGTCCATAAACTTAGGCGCTGTGAATGCAGCAGTGATGTTGATAGCTGCGTTAATACCAAACCAGAAGGTAAACTCATTCATCGTCAAACCTAGGTTCTCCATTAACACAACCGGTGCAGAAGTAACATAAGCAAGAATTACCGCCATCGCCATCAAACACAAGGTTGCATGGAAAAGGAACGATGGTGTTTTCAGTACTGACCAGTAACGCTCCAGTTTGAACACAGCAACCTTCTCTGTCGCCGGGTTAGATTCTTTCATTTGGAAGAATAAGATGCTGCCAACGACCACCGCGAAGCCAGCCATAAAGCTGAAGTTCGAACGCCAGCCAAATTGATGTGTTAACCAAGCGCCAAGAATTGGTGCCAATGCAGGGATAAAACAGATCGCACCATTGAGGTAGCTGATCATACGGCCACTTTTCTCTGGGCCAAATAGATCGCGAACCGTTGCAAAGGCAGCTACAGAAGTCGCACAAGCTCCTAAGCCTTGTAGCAGCCGAGCTATTAGCATCATATCAATCGATTGAGCTGCCCACGCCAAGCAAGCACTCAATGCATAGATACTAACACCTCCCAATGCAACGGTTCGACGTCCTAACTTATCAGCCAAAGGGCCAGCAAACAGTTGGCCGACACCCATGGCAAATAAAAACCAAGTAATCGTATCTTGTGCTAGTGCATGTTCCACGTGAAACGCTGTCGAAATTTGTGGCAGAGCTGGTAGGTAGATATCAATAGCCAAAGGGCTAAATAGAACCAGCATTGCCAATAAAGCAACCTGCAGTTTACTAGGGGTTGGAAGCGCGTTAGAAGGCACAAGATTCTCCGGATGAGTTAATTTAGGTGCATAATAACCAACTAAAGATATGAACAAAAATGGCATATACTCATTAGCATTATTCCAAATAGGAAACTCACATGAATATCGAGAAACTATCACGCCTCGACCTCAATCTATTAGTTTGCTTGCAGGTGCTGATGGAAGAGCTGAGTGTTACTCGCACTGCGCATCGGTTGTGCCTTAGCCAGTCAGCCGTGAGTAAGTCATTGGCCAAACTTCGTGAGCAATTTAATGATCCCCTTTTCACGCGAAGTGCTCATGGTCTGCGACCAACACCAAAGGCCGTTTTTCTCAAACCTAGATTAGAAACGCTGATCAACCAACTTGATGTGCTCACCCAACCAGAGACCTTCATTCCCAACAACAGTGACCACAGTTTTCACATTGCGGCGGTTGAGAGTGTTTACCCGCTTATTCTTCCCCACTTCTTACCAGCGATATTTCGACAAGCCCCTAAGGTGAATATCAACACTCACGCTTGGACGGAGCAAACCTTTAAGAAATTGCAGCTTGGTGAACTCGATATCGGACTCACGGGTAAGGATATCGACATCAACGACGCGCGTTTAACCATGCTGCCGCCAGATGATATTTGCGAACAAGAGATCTATCGCGATGCACAAATGTGTGTGCTAAGACGTAACCACCCTGCTCTGAGCGGCAAATGGGATCTGGAAACCTACCTCGCACAGCGTCATGTACAAGTAAGATGTGATGGTAACGATCGTTGGTTACTCGACTACAAACTTGCCGACCTTGGTCATCAGCGAGATATCGCCATTTCTGTTCCTGACTTCAACAGTGCGGCTAGCCTGTGCACTTACACTGACTTTGTGTTTACGGCACCAAGTCACTTCACCTATCTTGTTGCCAAGCAGCTCGACTTAGTCGTTGTCCCTCTGCCGATGGAATTCCCGCCGATGGCATACACTCTGTTTTGGCACCGTGATAGAGAAAATGACCCAGCGTTAACTTGGTTGCGAGATATCATCAAAGAAAAAACTCTGCACCTTAGATAAAAATGGCGTACAGCGTTTGCAGCCAACGAACAAAAGCGCTAGCTTATTGACCTAATAAGTCCCCTCACATGTATATCTACTGTGAGTGTTAACAAGGACCCTAACAATAAGGATAAACACAGATGCACAATATCACTGCGGAACGCGTTACTGCGGTTCGAGCTTGGCTTGAAGCAAACCAACTAGATGCCGTTATCATCCCACACGAAGATGAGTACCTAGGCGAATACGTTCCAGCTCATAACGAGCGACTTCACTGGTTAACTGGTTTCACTGGCTCTGCAGGTGCAGCGGTTATCACTCGTGAAAACGCTGCTATTTTTGTTGATGGTCGCTATACCGTTCAGGTTCGCAAGCAGGTACCAGCAGAGTTATTTGAGTATCGCCACCTTATTGAAGAGCCAGCTTTAGATTGGATCATCAATTCACTAGCACAAGGCAGCAAGGTTGCATTCGACCCACGCATGCATACAGCAGCTTGGTTGAAAGGCGCACAAGCGAAACTGACTGATAAAGTCGAACTCACAACATTAACAGCAAACCCGATTGATGAGCTTTGGTCTGATCGTCCTGAGCCTGTTGTATCTGATGTTCGCCTAATGGCGACAGACGCCGTTGGTCAATCAAGTGAAAGCAAACGCGCTGAAATTGCAGGCCTACTAAAAGCCAAAGGTGCGGATGCCGCTATCCTTACTGAGCTAGACTCTATTTGTTGGTTACTCAACGTTCGTGGTTTGGACGTGTCTCGCCTACCAGTCGTGTTATCTAATGCCATCATTCACGCCGATGAAAGTGTCGATTTCTTCTTAGATCCAGCGCGTATTCCTGCAGGCTTTGAAGCGCACGTTGGTAATGATATTCGTGTTTCTCACCCATCAGAGCTCGAAGCACGTCTTCAATCTTTAGAAGGTAAGAATGTGTCAGTTGATTCAGGCACAAGCAACGCTTGGTACACGCTTGTTCTACAAAACGCAGGCGCTCATATCATTGAAGCAGCAGACCCGTGCTTAATGCCAAAGGCTGCTAAGAACGCAACTGAAATTGCGGGCATGAAAGCGTGTCACATTCGTGATGGTGTTGCGATGGCCAAGTTCTTGTCTTGGATTGATGCTGAAGTCTCGCAAGGTAACCTACACAACGAAGCGGTATTGGCTGACAAAGTACAATCGTTCCGCGAACAAGATCCAACGCTAATGGACTTAAGTTTTGACACGATTTCAGCAGCAGGCGGCAACGCAGCTATGTGTCACTACAACCATGAGAACCAACCTGAACCAGGTCAGCTAGAACTGAATACTCTGTACCTAGTCGATTCAGGCGGTCAGTACTTAGATGGTACGACCGACATCACTCGTACTATCGCGATTGGCCAACCAAGCGACGAAATGATTCAGCAGTTCACATTAGCGCTTAAAGGTCACATCGGCATTGCTCGTGCGCGTTTCCCACGAGGTACTCGTGGTTTCCAACTTGATATCTTAGCCCGTCAGCACTTATGGGCAGAAGGCTTCGATTACGATCATGGTACTGGTCACGGTGTTGGTCACTTCCTAAGTGTTCATGAAGGTCCGCAAAGCATCTCTAAGAAGCTGATCGACGTCCCTCTTGTTGAAGGTATGGTGTTATCAAACGAGCCGGGTTACTACCGTGCTGATGAGTTTGGTATCCGCATCGAGAACCTAGAATTGGTAGTTGAGCTGCCAACTCAAGGTGACTTCTCAGTACTAACGTTTGAATCGCTAACACGTTGCCCTATCGATAAGCGCAACATCAACGTCGATCTACTAACCCGACCTGAACTTGCGTGGCTGAACGATTACCACCAGAAAGTATGGAATGATGTTAGTCCACTAGTTGAAGGTGATACGTTGGAATGGCTACGTCAGTCAACAACACCACTTGCTCACGCTTAATACATTTCTAGGCAGGTAACTGAACCAAAACTAGTTGCCTCAGTTAGATATTAAAACGGCTACCCTTAGGTAGCCGTTTTTGTTTGTCGATTTCACATCATTGATGTTTCACGTGGAACATTAACCAAGATGTTAGTTAGCCTGAGTAAGCACTGTGCCAATCACGCCACACCGGGTCGAAGCCGCGTTGACGAATCATAGCCTCAACATCAGTCGCACTTCGCTCATCACTTATCTCAAACTGCTCAAGCTCTTCCTCACCCGAAGCATAACCGCCCGGTTGAGTTTTTGACGCGGCGGACATGCTAGTGATACCTAACGGCAACACGTTATCGCGGAACGTTGCAGATTCACGAGTCGAAAGAGACAACTCAACCTCAGGGTTTAATAATCGATAGGCACAGATAAGTTGTACTAACTGCTTATCACTCATAATCGACTTGGGTTGCAAACCACCCTCGCATGGACGAAGACGTGGGAACGAAATCGAGTAACGCGTTTGCCAGTAAGTTCGCTCTAAGTAATCCAAATGAGCGGCCACGAAGAAACAGTCTGTTCGCCAATCTTCCAAGCCAATCAAAGCACCAATCCCTATCTTATCAATACCCGCTTTTGCCAGACGATCAGGCGTTTCGAGCCGGTATTCAAAATCCATTTTATTGCCACGTAAGTGGTGCTCAGCGTAGGTACTTGGGCTATATGTTTCTTGGTAAACCATCACAGCATCTAAGCCAAGGGTTTTGAGTTCAGCGTAGTCGTCTTGATCAAGCGGCTGAACTTCCATCGCAAGGTAGTTAAATTGCGCTTTGATATTCGGCAGCACCTGGCGGAAATACTTCATCCCAACCTTAGTTTCGTGCTCACCGGTCACCAACAATACGCTATCGAATTTCATCTTTTTGATGGCCGCGCTCTCGGCATCAATTTCATCCAAGGTTAATGTGCGACGCTTGATACGGTTCTCCATTGAGAAGCCACAGTAGGTACACGCGTTCGCACACAAGTTCGATAAGTACAAAGGAATATACAGCGACATCGTATTACCAAATCGCTTACGTGTTAACGCCAACGATTGTTGTGCCATCTGCTCTAAGTAAGGTTCTGCAGCCGGAGAGATCAAAGCCTTAAAATCCTCTAAGTCACGTTTGGGTTTACTCAGAGCACGTTCAACATCCGCCGCCGTTTTACTGAAGATAGACATACCAATGTCATCCCAGTTGAGCTGTTTAAATCGATCAACAAACGTCATGGTAATACTACTCGTCTAGGAATGAGGTTAACGGGCTGGATGCAACCGCATGAGACACTTGACCTGCTAACCCAGCAAGGTAAGCCATACGACCCGCTTCAACTGCCAACTTAAAGGCAATCGCCATTTCAACAGGCTGTTGAGAAGCAGCAATCGCAGTATTCACTAACACAGCATCTGCACCCATTTCCATTGCACGTGCAGCATGTGATGGAGCACCAATGCCAGCATCAACAATCACAGGAACGTTGGCTTGGTCGATAATAATCTCTAAGAAGTCGGCTGACGCGATTCCCTTATTCGAACCAATCGGCGCACCTAGTGGCATCACAGCAGCACAACCTACCTCTTCTAAGCGCTTACACAAGACAGGGTCGGCGTGGCAATAAGGCAACACAACAAAGCCATCTTTCACTAGTTGCTCAGCAGCGTTAAGTGTCTCGATTGGGTCTGGCATCAAGTACTTTGGATCCGGATGAATCTCAAGCTTTAGCCAGTTAGTACCGAGTGCTTCGCGAGCCAAGTGTGCGGCAAAAATCGCATCCTTCGCGTTCTTCGCACCAGAGGTATTCGGAAGTAGATTAACGCCAGCATCAATAATTGGCTGCAAAATATCATCTTGCTCAGAACGAATATCAACTCTCTTCAGTGCCATGGTTGCCAGTTGAGAACCTGACGCTTCGATAGCACTCGCCATCAAATGCTTGTTTGCGAACTTGCCAGTTCCCGTGAACAGACGTGATTGAAATGTTTTATCTGCGATGGTTAACATGGTTAGCCCCCTGCAATAGCTTGGAAAAGAGAGATGGAATCGCCTTCGTTGACGATGGTTTTTTGCCATTGACTGCGTGGTACAACCGCATTATTGATAGCAAATACACACCCTAAATCAGGTAGCGATAGTGCTTGGATGATGTCTGAAAGAGACGACGATTGCGCGACCTGCTCTGGTTGCTCGTTTATAGAAATAGTTATGTGGCTCATTGTGCTTCTTCTTCTAGGTGTTGGATCGCAGTTGTGTTGCAAACCGGACATTCGCTATCTTGCGTGACCATTAGGTTTTGCCAGTTCATGGTCTGGCCATCGAACAGCTTTAGTTGATGTGTTGCGACTTTAAACTCGCCACTACTAATACGCTGAATAGCAGCAAGAGCTTGGAGGTTACCTATAGTGCCAACCACTGGACCAATGATGCCGCTATCACTACAACGCGTTGTTTGTGGATGGTGCTCAAACGGGAAAAGGCAGTGGTAACACCCTTTCTGGTTCTGATAATCAAAGACAATAAATTGACCTTTCCAGCCGATTGCGGAACCCGATATCAAAGGCGTATTCGCTTTAAAACAAGCTCGGTTAACCTGCTGCCGTGACGCGAAGTTGTCAGTACAATCCAACACGAGATCAGCCAACATGACTTCTAATTCAATTTGGCTTTCACTCATTCGTTGATTGATGGTTCTTACTTGGCTGCGGTCATTTAGTTCATTCAGTTGTTGTTTGAGTGCTTCAACCTTAGGTGAACCTAATTGGTTTTCCTTGAACGCTACTTGTCTATGTAGGTTCGACGAATCAACACAATCGTCATCGACCAACACGATTCTTCCCACACCAGAAGCTGCGAGATAGAGAGAAGCCGCATTACCTAAACCACCACAACCAATCACCAACACATGGCTGTTTAACAGGTTTCGTTGCCCTTGCTCACCCACCTCAGGTAATGCAATTTGTCGTTGGTAACGGATGAACTCAAAGTCACTCAACATAGCTAGGCTCCCGCATAACCTCTTTACTAAGCGTTGAAGAGCTAGGAGCCATTAGCTTGTCGAAGAATTCGATCACTTTTTGTGGGTCTTCCGCTAATGTAATCGCACGTACAACCGCTAAGCTCGATACACCACAATCCCAAACCTGCGCAGCTGTCGATTGGTCAATACCACCAATAGCCACCGTCGGATAACCAGTAAGTTCTTCTGTATATGGGATGGTATCAATTAGCTGTTGGTACAGAGATAAACGCACCAAGCCTTGAGGCTTGGATGGCATCTGTTTCGTTGTGGTCGGAAATATATGGCCTAGTGCAATGTAGCTTGGATTGATTTGGACGATGCGTAGCAACTCATAATAACCATGAGTCGATAGACCGATCTTAATACCCGCTTGGCTCAGTTGGGAAAGGTTTGATTCTTCGATATCCTCTTGCCCCAGATGCACACCAAAAGCACCATGCTTAAGTGCAAGCTGCCAGTAATCGTTAATAAAAACCTGAGCGTTATATTCTCGACCAAGTTCGATCGACCGTGCGACTTGTTGCTCTAAGTCGGCTTGTTGAGGGTTCTTAATACGCAGTTGGACGGTGTTGATTCCAAGTTTAAGCAACCTTTCTATCCACTCAACATCATCAACAACCGGGTATAAGCCAAGGCTATTTTTGCTTAACTCGGGGAAGGAAAGTGATGTCCCTTGGTTGGCCCAACCAACACTGATATCCAGTCGTTCATCTTCTAGAACAGGGATAGGAAAATTTTGATAGTGTGCTGGCCATGTTCCACGTGAAACATTCGATGCAGCGCGAGCTAAAACCAACGCGTCTTCCAATGGAAATTCCAACGCCAATAAAGTAAGTAACCAAGCAAAGTGACCACGACTATCTAAGTCTTTATGAGCTGTAGTTTCACTCTTGATAACACGATTAGCATCTAGGTGTGACCAGATATCTAACACAGCTGAATCATCGGGGACTCCGATATAGACGGTGTTCGAAGCTTGAGTCAAAGCGGCACAAACATCGGTTAAAGCAACTGAATTACTGTAATCAACAACATGGTTCAGTTGCGCTAACTGACACTCCGCCAATGAATCAATATCATGAGCAAAGCCAATAGATAGTGCCTGTTGAGCATCAACGATAGAGAAGTATCGAGTTGGGCTTACACCCAACTCAACTGCATCAGTTGCTAAACCTTGTCGTTTAGCAACCAATAGACAGTTTTGAACCTCCCCCGTTAACTCGATGTATTGAGATGGGATGAGAATCTTCACTGTCATTATTCCTCTAATTGAGCTTCTTTTACGCCTACAGCAGGGTGATAAAGTTCAGAGCCAGTATCACGGAACTCCTGTGATTTTTGACGCATTCCCTCCAACGGGTTATCTAGCATCTTAATCTCGATAGCCTGATCAGCGGCTACTTGCTCTGTGTCTTTCGCATACTCTCGAACTTCTTGAGAAATCTTCATCGAGCAGAACTTAGGCCCACACATAGAGCAGAAGTGAGCAACCTTGCCCGACTCTTGTGGCAGAGTTTCATCGTGGAAAGAACGCGCTGTTTCTGGATCTAAAGCTAGATTAAATTGGTCTTCCCAACGGAATTCAAAACGAGCTTTAGATAATGCATTATCTCGGATTTGTGCGCCCGGATGCCCTTTTGCCAAGTCTGCTGCATGTGCTGCCAGCTTGTAAGTAATCAAGCCAGTCTTCACATCTTCTTTATTTGGTAAGCCCAGATGCTCTTTAGGTGTTACATAACAAAGCATCGCACAGCCGTACCAACCAATCATTGCCGCGCCAATACCAGAGGTAATGTGGTCATAACCAGGTGCGATATCTGTAGTCAGTGGGCCTAATGTATAGAAAGGTGCTTCATGGCAGTGCTCTAACTGCTCGTCCATGTTCTCTTTAATAAGATGCATAGGTACATGTCCAGGACCTTCAATGATCACCTGAACATCGTATTCCCAAGCCACTTTAGTCAGCTCACCTAGAGTACGTAACTCAGAAAATTGAGCCTCATCGTTGGCATCAGCAATAGAGCCAGGACGTAGGCCGTCACCTAGTGACAAAGCTACATCGTACTTCGCACAGATCTCACAGATCTCGCGGAAGTGTGTGTATAGAAAGCTTTCTTGGTGATGAGCAAGACACCATTTCGCGATAATAGAGCCACCACGAGAGACAATACCAGTCACGCGTTTAGCCGTCATAGGAACGTAACGAAGCAGTAAACCTGCATGGATAGTGAAGTAATCAACACCCTGCTCCGCTTGTTCAATCAAGGTATCGCGCATCACTTCCCAGTTAAGGTCTTCGGCTACGCCATTAACTTTTTCAAGCGCCTGATACATAGGAACTGTACCAATTGGCACTGGGCTGTTGCGCAGAATCCATTCGCGAGTCTCGTGGATATTACGGCCAGTAGAAAGGTCCATTACGGTATCGCCGCCCCAGCGAGTCGACCATACTAGCTTCTCAACTTCTTCTTCAATCGAAGAGCTTACAGAAGAGTTACCGATATTGGCGTTCACTTTCACTAAGAAGTTTCGGCCAATAATCATAGGTTCTGATTCTGGGTGGTTGATGTTTGAAGGGATAATAGCTCGACCTTCAGCAACCTCTTTACGCACGAACTCAGGAGTGATTTCTTTCGGCAGGTTTGCACCAAAGTTATGGCCAGGGTGTTGATGGTTAAGCTGCTCATCAGCGAACTTCTGACGTCCCATGTTCTCACGTATGGCAATGTACTCCATTTCAGGTGTGATAATACCCTGACGAGCATAGTGCAGCTGAGTAACACATTGGTCGCCAGTAGCGCGACGAATTCGAGGCAGGTTTCCGTAACGAAGGTCGTCTAGGGTTTCATCTTCTAAACGTTCTTTGGTGTAAACAGAGCTTACATCATCAAGCAATTCCGTATCACCACGCTCTTCAATCCATTGCTCTCGCAACTTAGGAAGGCCGCTATAAAGGTCTATTTCATGCGTAGGATCGGTATAAACACCGGAGGTGTCGTAGACATGAATAGGCTCATTAGGTTCGAATACAGGCTCTTTTTTGGTACCACCAACAAGGCTATCTGCGAGTGAAAT from Vibrio pomeroyi encodes the following:
- a CDS encoding DoxX family protein; this translates as MDNNTVTNMMAQYDSLIEKSQALFVPVLLLFCRLWVAWVFFNSGLTKIATWDSTLYLFELEYQVPLLPWELAAYMGTAAELILPVFLALGLLTRPMAAVLFVFNIIAVVSYPVLWDQGFYDHQLWGLMILIVVVWGAGPFSLDRVLKAQFRN
- the tsrA gene encoding H-NS-like global regulator TsrA: MSLTTYEMARVLEQMEDAPEKVMFGKLLKELGNQSEERIRSAAKQVPIDTLRDIIYQFQRVVESRKGEQVQLLAKELAEQGISAEELQAFLNK
- a CDS encoding multidrug effflux MFS transporter, which produces MPSNALPTPSKLQVALLAMLVLFSPLAIDIYLPALPQISTAFHVEHALAQDTITWFLFAMGVGQLFAGPLADKLGRRTVALGGVSIYALSACLAWAAQSIDMMLIARLLQGLGACATSVAAFATVRDLFGPEKSGRMISYLNGAICFIPALAPILGAWLTHQFGWRSNFSFMAGFAVVVGSILFFQMKESNPATEKVAVFKLERYWSVLKTPSFLFHATLCLMAMAVILAYVTSAPVVLMENLGLTMNEFTFWFGINAAINITAAFTAPKFMDRFGSYKALVVGISTLGLAGVIMLVLAEHATPIAFMLPIFLSSVGFAWILGAAAGKALEPFGDRAGTAAALLGLFQMSGSGLLVGTMQRLDFTSQVMIALQMFLIVPALLVLASKAGKSWHTTFAKA
- a CDS encoding LysR family transcriptional regulator gives rise to the protein MNIEKLSRLDLNLLVCLQVLMEELSVTRTAHRLCLSQSAVSKSLAKLREQFNDPLFTRSAHGLRPTPKAVFLKPRLETLINQLDVLTQPETFIPNNSDHSFHIAAVESVYPLILPHFLPAIFRQAPKVNINTHAWTEQTFKKLQLGELDIGLTGKDIDINDARLTMLPPDDICEQEIYRDAQMCVLRRNHPALSGKWDLETYLAQRHVQVRCDGNDRWLLDYKLADLGHQRDIAISVPDFNSAASLCTYTDFVFTAPSHFTYLVAKQLDLVVVPLPMEFPPMAYTLFWHRDRENDPALTWLRDIIKEKTLHLR
- a CDS encoding aminopeptidase P family protein, whose protein sequence is MHNITAERVTAVRAWLEANQLDAVIIPHEDEYLGEYVPAHNERLHWLTGFTGSAGAAVITRENAAIFVDGRYTVQVRKQVPAELFEYRHLIEEPALDWIINSLAQGSKVAFDPRMHTAAWLKGAQAKLTDKVELTTLTANPIDELWSDRPEPVVSDVRLMATDAVGQSSESKRAEIAGLLKAKGADAAILTELDSICWLLNVRGLDVSRLPVVLSNAIIHADESVDFFLDPARIPAGFEAHVGNDIRVSHPSELEARLQSLEGKNVSVDSGTSNAWYTLVLQNAGAHIIEAADPCLMPKAAKNATEIAGMKACHIRDGVAMAKFLSWIDAEVSQGNLHNEAVLADKVQSFREQDPTLMDLSFDTISAAGGNAAMCHYNHENQPEPGQLELNTLYLVDSGGQYLDGTTDITRTIAIGQPSDEMIQQFTLALKGHIGIARARFPRGTRGFQLDILARQHLWAEGFDYDHGTGHGVGHFLSVHEGPQSISKKLIDVPLVEGMVLSNEPGYYRADEFGIRIENLELVVELPTQGDFSVLTFESLTRCPIDKRNINVDLLTRPELAWLNDYHQKVWNDVSPLVEGDTLEWLRQSTTPLAHA
- the thiH gene encoding 2-iminoacetate synthase ThiH, with translation MTFVDRFKQLNWDDIGMSIFSKTAADVERALSKPKRDLEDFKALISPAAEPYLEQMAQQSLALTRKRFGNTMSLYIPLYLSNLCANACTYCGFSMENRIKRRTLTLDEIDAESAAIKKMKFDSVLLVTGEHETKVGMKYFRQVLPNIKAQFNYLAMEVQPLDQDDYAELKTLGLDAVMVYQETYSPSTYAEHHLRGNKMDFEYRLETPDRLAKAGIDKIGIGALIGLEDWRTDCFFVAAHLDYLERTYWQTRYSISFPRLRPCEGGLQPKSIMSDKQLVQLICAYRLLNPEVELSLSTRESATFRDNVLPLGITSMSAASKTQPGGYASGEEELEQFEISDERSATDVEAMIRQRGFDPVWRDWHSAYSG
- a CDS encoding thiazole synthase, producing MLTIADKTFQSRLFTGTGKFANKHLMASAIEASGSQLATMALKRVDIRSEQDDILQPIIDAGVNLLPNTSGAKNAKDAIFAAHLAREALGTNWLKLEIHPDPKYLMPDPIETLNAAEQLVKDGFVVLPYCHADPVLCKRLEEVGCAAVMPLGAPIGSNKGIASADFLEIIIDQANVPVIVDAGIGAPSHAARAMEMGADAVLVNTAIAASQQPVEMAIAFKLAVEAGRMAYLAGLAGQVSHAVASSPLTSFLDE
- the thiS gene encoding sulfur carrier protein ThiS — protein: MSHITISINEQPEQVAQSSSLSDIIQALSLPDLGCVFAINNAVVPRSQWQKTIVNEGDSISLFQAIAGG
- a CDS encoding HesA/MoeB/ThiF family protein; the protein is MLSDFEFIRYQRQIALPEVGEQGQRNLLNSHVLVIGCGGLGNAASLYLAASGVGRIVLVDDDCVDSSNLHRQVAFKENQLGSPKVEALKQQLNELNDRSQVRTINQRMSESQIELEVMLADLVLDCTDNFASRQQVNRACFKANTPLISGSAIGWKGQFIVFDYQNQKGCYHCLFPFEHHPQTTRCSDSGIIGPVVGTIGNLQALAAIQRISSGEFKVATHQLKLFDGQTMNWQNLMVTQDSECPVCNTTAIQHLEEEAQ
- a CDS encoding thiamine phosphate synthase, whose translation is MTVKILIPSQYIELTGEVQNCLLVAKRQGLATDAVELGVSPTRYFSIVDAQQALSIGFAHDIDSLAECQLAQLNHVVDYSNSVALTDVCAALTQASNTVYIGVPDDSAVLDIWSHLDANRVIKSETTAHKDLDSRGHFAWLLTLLALEFPLEDALVLARAASNVSRGTWPAHYQNFPIPVLEDERLDISVGWANQGTSLSFPELSKNSLGLYPVVDDVEWIERLLKLGINTVQLRIKNPQQADLEQQVARSIELGREYNAQVFINDYWQLALKHGAFGVHLGQEDIEESNLSQLSQAGIKIGLSTHGYYELLRIVQINPSYIALGHIFPTTTKQMPSKPQGLVRLSLYQQLIDTIPYTEELTGYPTVAIGGIDQSTAAQVWDCGVSSLAVVRAITLAEDPQKVIEFFDKLMAPSSSTLSKEVMREPSYVE
- the thiC gene encoding phosphomethylpyrimidine synthase ThiC; translated protein: MSSRKQARLEAKNFIDSLSVQPYPNSKKAYIQGSREDIQVPVREISLADSLVGGTKKEPVFEPNEPIHVYDTSGVYTDPTHEIDLYSGLPKLREQWIEERGDTELLDDVSSVYTKERLEDETLDDLRYGNLPRIRRATGDQCVTQLHYARQGIITPEMEYIAIRENMGRQKFADEQLNHQHPGHNFGANLPKEITPEFVRKEVAEGRAIIPSNINHPESEPMIIGRNFLVKVNANIGNSSVSSSIEEEVEKLVWSTRWGGDTVMDLSTGRNIHETREWILRNSPVPIGTVPMYQALEKVNGVAEDLNWEVMRDTLIEQAEQGVDYFTIHAGLLLRYVPMTAKRVTGIVSRGGSIIAKWCLAHHQESFLYTHFREICEICAKYDVALSLGDGLRPGSIADANDEAQFSELRTLGELTKVAWEYDVQVIIEGPGHVPMHLIKENMDEQLEHCHEAPFYTLGPLTTDIAPGYDHITSGIGAAMIGWYGCAMLCYVTPKEHLGLPNKEDVKTGLITYKLAAHAADLAKGHPGAQIRDNALSKARFEFRWEDQFNLALDPETARSFHDETLPQESGKVAHFCSMCGPKFCSMKISQEVREYAKDTEQVAADQAIEIKMLDNPLEGMRQKSQEFRDTGSELYHPAVGVKEAQLEE